Genomic segment of Zingiber officinale cultivar Zhangliang chromosome 11B, Zo_v1.1, whole genome shotgun sequence:
CCTGAACAAATTTAACAATTGAATTTAATTACTAGATCAATTTCGATAAAATTGATGGATCCATTTACCTGAGTTATATTAGCATAGGAAACTTGGACGTCGTGCTGTTTCAGCGGTTGGTAGTCGTTGCCGTCGGCTTGGTACATGTGGCCACGCTTGCTCGAGTGAGACGGGCGCTTCCTTAGGAGATTGAATGTGCCCTTGGATTCTCCAAACGGCCATTGCCGGCCTTCGGATGCGCGGCGGCTCAGGCCATGGATCTGCTCCTCCGACGCCCTCACGATGCCCGCTTTCTTCTGTTGCCCGAGCAGCCTCTGCAATCGATCTCTCCGCGTCTgcagtctcatgtatgcacagtTAAAACAAAGATCCATTAATTCACATAAACAGAGAATCTAACTTTTTACATTGAAAGCCGCCTCGAGGATCTCGTCACTGAAGCTCCTGAGAAAGTTCTGTGCTCCCGCGCCATAGAATAACTGGCGAGAAATTAATTGAAAAGTGATCAGTTGCTACATGCGTAATTGAATATGGAAGGAGCAAAATATGTAATTGTACCTCGAAGAGACCAGGAGTTGAGACGGGTATTAGGAGCTCGATCAAGACGAGCTTCTCGCGGCTGTCCTTGTTGGCCACGTACTCGATGGCTCCTGCAGGAACCTTTATGATGCCTCCCTGTTGGAGCTCGTAGGTTTCCCTCTTGTCCTGGCAAATGAGAGTGATGACTCCCGATCCTTGGGCGACGTAGGCGATGGCATCAGCGTCCAAGTGTTTCGGCAGCGCGAAGCCATGCGGCTTCAACTGGGTCAACATGATGCGGTAATTGGCGATGCCTAACAgcagcttggacttctccaggaAGTTGGGGAGGACTCTTATGTCGCCGTGCTCTGTTTTCTCTATCCAACGGAAGCTCTCGCGGTCGAAGAGATAGGGGttgtgctcttcttcttcttgctcttcttcttcttcttcccgctCTCCCTCCCGGCGACGAGGGTTTCCCTGATGGCGTCCGCGCTCCTCGCGGTACTGCTCCTCGCACCACCGTTCGCACCTCTGCTGCTGGCTCCGGTCGTACTCCTGCTTTCGGCAGTCGTCGCGGCACTCTCGGAGCGCAGCGGGGTCACGCTCACGATCCTCGCCTTGCTGCTCTCGCTCCTGCTGCTGCTTCCTCTCTTTCTGGTATTTCTCATCGCAGGAGCGCTCGCATCGCATCCTCTGCTGCTGGCCGTGCTGCTGACGCTGGCATTGTTGCCGGCATTGCTCCAGCCGCTGCTCGGGGTCGCCCTTTGGGTTGTCGCCGAGGACGTCTTCGAAGGACAGGGCTACGCTGGAGGACACGAAGAGAACTACTGCGAGGAAAACGAGCAATCCTTTGAACTTAGTAGCCATGGCGATCGAGGGAAAGCCTGGTCGATGAGTGGAGAGGGATAACAACGGGGTGCATTTATAGGGTCGGAAGAAACGATGAGTAGGCGGAAACGGCGAGGAATGAAGTTGCATGGGATGAACGTGGCGCGCGGGTCATGCTTCCATGGCTACGTGGAGACGACGATGATGAAAACAGAGTATGCGAGAAGGAGATGATACAAAGCACCGGCTTTAAGGCCAAGCACACGTGTGGGGTGGTGGGATAATGGAAGCAACGCGTGCGGGTGCGGCTCGTCGAAACGGCTGGCGTGAGGGAATCACGTGTGCAGATCGGGCGCATGCG
This window contains:
- the LOC122034899 gene encoding vicilin Cor a 11.0101-like; this translates as MQLHSSPFPPTHRFFRPYKCTPLLSLSTHRPGFPSIAMATKFKGLLVFLAVVLFVSSSVALSFEDVLGDNPKGDPEQRLEQCRQQCQRQQHGQQQRMRCERSCDEKYQKERKQQQEREQQGEDRERDPAALRECRDDCRKQEYDRSQQQRCERWCEEQYREERGRHQGNPRRREGEREEEEEEQEEEEHNPYLFDRESFRWIEKTEHGDIRVLPNFLEKSKLLLGIANYRIMLTQLKPHGFALPKHLDADAIAYVAQGSGVITLICQDKRETYELQQGGIIKVPAGAIEYVANKDSREKLVLIELLIPVSTPGLFELFYGAGAQNFLRSFSDEILEAAFNTRRDRLQRLLGQQKKAGIVRASEEQIHGLSRRASEGRQWPFGESKGTFNLLRKRPSHSSKRGHMYQADGNDYQPLKQHDVQVSYANITQGSMIAPSFNSRAIKIVMIVEGEGYIETICPRSSNRRQSREREGQREEEGQGQWFKRVRSHVRPGSLVVIPPGQPSVTVASTGGRERGNFEAICFDICAEKNERNFLAGRNNVWNQMGRVAKELAFDMPEKEVDEVLQSQKEQIIVAGPEEREGGGHRRNLPVLEVAAAFM